From the Anguilla anguilla isolate fAngAng1 chromosome 8, fAngAng1.pri, whole genome shotgun sequence genome, one window contains:
- the LOC118234545 gene encoding trace amine-associated receptor 13c-like, producing the protein MDLTEEHQETPCVHSNFSCLQTSPTAADVLLYMSVAVVVSLTVCGNLLVIISICHFKQLQTPTNFLLMSLAMADFLVGVIVMPLYFTMWIDPWRCFDILYCTTFKVAAYYFTCISIYNVALIALDRYLAISNPFHYSMKMTVNVTLRVIAILWLYSLIYNMVLLYFNGNIPDMKADITCGECVVRVNKVWAIVDFIIVFVLPCSMIVIINLKIFAIAKKHANKIKSVRKCPKNDHGSMASERKAAKSLGILVAVFLLCLVPYYVCAFLEIYFMNKSVHLAILITAPLVYLNSSINPIIYALFYPWFQRSVKLILTLRICDSESSMLNVHERET; encoded by the coding sequence ATGGATCTCACAGAAGAGCATCAAGAGACACCCTGTGTCCATTCAAACTTTTCTTGTTTGCAAACTTCACCAACAGCAGCGGATGTGTTGCTGTATATGTCTGTAGCGGTAGTTGTCTCACTGACCGTGTGTGGAAACTTGCTTGTGATCATCTCCATCTGTCACTTCAAGCAGCTTCAGACACCAACTAATTTCCTCCTGATGTCTTTAGCCATGGCGGACTTCCTTGTTGGGGTAATTGTGATGCCCCTCTATTTTACTATGTGGATAGATCCATGGAGGTGCTTTGATATTTTGTATTGCACAACTTTTAAAGTAGCAGCATATTACTTTACTTGTATATCAATTTATAATGTAGCTTTAATTGCATTGGACCGTTATCTTGCTATCTCCAACCCTTTTCACTATTCCATGAAAATGACAGTGAATGTAACTTTGAGGGTGATAGCCATACTGTGGTTGTACTCATTAATCTACAATATGGTGCTTCTTTATTTCAATGGAAATATTCCTGACATGAAAGCAGACATCACATGTGGTGAGTGTGTTGTTAGAGTAAATAAAGTATGGGCTATTGTTGACTtcataattgtatttgttttaccaTGCTCAATGATTGTAATTATAAACTTGAAAATTTTTGCTATTGCTAAaaagcatgcaaataaaattaagagTGTCAGAAAGTGCCCAAAAAATGATCATGGTTCTATGGCCTCTGAAAGGAAAGCAGCAAAATCCCTTGGAATTCTAGTGGCAGTCTTCCTTCTGTGTTTAGTACCCTATTATGTATGTGCATTCCTTGAAATCTATTTTATGAACAAATCTGTCCATCTTGCAATTTTAATTACAGCACCTCTAGTATACTTGAATTCTTCCATCAATCCAATCATTTATGCTCTTTTTTATCCATGGTTTCAGAGGTCTGTTAAACTCATACTAACACTTAGAATATGTGACTCAGAGTCTTCTATGTTGAATGTGCATGAACGGGAAACCTAA